The following are encoded together in the Triticum dicoccoides isolate Atlit2015 ecotype Zavitan chromosome 6B, WEW_v2.0, whole genome shotgun sequence genome:
- the LOC119324938 gene encoding uncharacterized protein LOC119324938, whose product MHPPPSCSQASPAANAASKSPNPRALTADEDDPDLPPREAPPGIPELLHHRNRAGAAERLPAIRANLRLLPPPAAPAPSPASDAGLRALGLLSFVHLDLSPSPSSGGMRSDLVTALIANYLPTLEWSYARGAGFEISRGTFAAALCLPAPRSTASVHHEPPSGVDPAAVASAASEFMEAYIMTPLAATNKGKLPTYVESAVRKVKDGMAHTVDWTALLWRLVEKEVFELRRGKRTDWECYYGAYLHRLIWVQRPHLFWPPPVAPSEQAALVDKNQQLRSELESKMQEYEVRSELLQARSVEVEAKSRQLDSLAERHHHEMRNLEQDMKKQLDALAERHRHDMRNLEQEKRQLDALAERHHHDMRNLEQDKKTQLDSLAERHHHDMRNLEQDKKRQLDALAERHHHEMRNLEQDKKKQLDALAERHHHDMRNLEQDNKTQLDSLAAQYHHDMRNLEQDKKRLQDEVHTVKLLNQVLLSKETESNDEAQRALEELAYVSKQLEELKDEMHAVESFNEALVENEIKETLNFNEKSKR is encoded by the coding sequence ATGCATCCTCCACCTTCTTGCTCACAGGCTTCCCCGGCGGCCAATGCCGCCTCCAAGAGCCCTAATCCCCGCGCTCTTACCGCCGATGAGGATGACCCAGACCTGCCCCCACGGGAGGCGCCCCCGGGGATCCCTGAACTGCTGCACCACCGGAACcgcgcgggggcggcggagcgCCTCCCTGCCATCCGCGCCAAcctccgcctcctccccccgcccgCCGCCCCGGCCCCGTCCCCCGCGAGCGACGCCGGCCTCCGCGCGCTCGGCCTCCTCAGCTTCGTCCATCTGGACCTCTCGCCTTCCCCATCCTCCGGAGGCATGCGCAGCGACCTCGTCACGGCGCTAATTGCCAACTATCTCCCCACACTTGAGTGGAGCTACGCACGAGGCGCCGGCTTCGAGATCTCCCGCGGTACCTTTGCCGCCGCGCTCTGCCTCCCGGCCCCGCGAAGCACCGCGTCCGTCCATCACGAGCCCCCGTCCGGCGTCGACCCCGCCGCCGTGGCCTCCGCCGCGTCGGAGTTCATGGAGGCGTACATCATGACGCCGTTAGCGGCCACCAACAAGGGGAAGCTGCCCACCTATGTCGAGTCAGCGGTGCGGAAGGTGAAGGATGGGATGGCGCATACCGTCGACTGGACAGCTCTACTCTGGCGCCTTGTGGAGAAGGAGGTGTTCGAGCTGAGGAGGGGGAAGAGAACCGATTGGGAGTGCTACTACGGCGCATACCTGCACAGGCTCATCTGGGTGCAGAGGCCGCACCTCTTCTGGCCACCGCCCGTCGCGCCATCGGAGCAAGCGGCATTGGTCGACAAGAATCAGCAGCTCCGTTCAGAGTTGGAGTCCAAGATGCAGGAGTATGAGGTGAGGTCAGAGCTGCTTCAAGCGAGGTCTGTGGAGGTTGAGGCGAAATCAAGGCAACTTGATTCTCTAGCTGAGCGGCATCATCATGAAATGAGGAACCTCGAGCAAGATATGAAAAAGCAACTTGATGCTCTAGCTGAGCGGCATCGCCATGACATGAGGAACCTCGAGCAAGAGAAAAGGCAACTTGATGCTCTAGCAGAGCGGCATCACCATGACATGAGGAACCTCGAGCAAGATAAGAAAACGCAACTTGATTCTCTAGCAGAGCGGCATCACCATGACATGAGGAACCTCGAGCAAGATAAGAAAAGGCAACTTGATGCTCTAGCTGAGCGGCATCACCATGAGATGAGGAACCTCGAGCAAgataagaaaaagcaacttgatgcTCTAGCTGAACGGCATCACCATGACATGAGGAACCTCGAGCAAGATAACAAAACGCAACTTGATTCTCTAGCTGCACAGTATCACCATGACATGAGGAACCTCGAGCAAGATAAGAAAAGGTTGCAGGATGAGGTGCACACAGTCAAGCTGTTGAACCAGGTTCTGCTTTCCAAGGAAACAGAGAGCAATGATGAAGCACAGCGAGCTCTGGAAGAACTGGCTTATGTGAGCAAGCAGCTAGAAGAGTTAAAGGATGAGATGCACGCAGTGGAGTCATTTAACGAGGCTCTGGTTGAGAATGAAATAAAAGAAACTCTGAACTTCAACGAGAAGAGCAAGAGGTGA